One stretch of Sporocytophaga myxococcoides DSM 11118 DNA includes these proteins:
- a CDS encoding S8 family serine peptidase, translating into MLTAKSKAIFCFFIFLSFQGLAQTNLYFVTFTDKSASDYSLNAPEEFLSAKAIARRKVQDIQIQEEDLPVNKNYLDSLNKLGITIKGSSRWQNGVIAETSQQVSEELSKKKFVKSVKYLQPAEAASNPLSLSSVSSTIHRQSTSPSSIDYGPSLTQNAMIGVPAIHALGYSGTGKLIAVLDNGFLNANTLTFFNHLFQNGKVIGTYDFVSGEENVYDDGNHGVNVLSVLAGFEEGKIVGPAYDASFLLLRTENDFSETILEEYNWLMAAEYSDSAGVDIISSSLGYNTFDFPEQDHTYTDLDGKTTVVTKAAETAFSKGMIIVNSAGNEGNKSWKYVTAPADGPSVLTIGAVNSAEKYAAFSSVGPSADGRIKPDLTAMGAGVYAGNPDNSFSNTNGTSFSCPLVAGLVACLWQARPELSNKEITDALKKTASKAESPDFQYGFGIPNFEKAIAFSSADTLIAGLFPNPVTVPGDVKLIIANELVSNDVQAELFDLTGKKIFAETFFKAEKINQIRFPGDIQRGVYFLVLNSQSGHQVIRIILQ; encoded by the coding sequence ATGCTTACGGCAAAGAGTAAAGCCATTTTCTGCTTCTTTATTTTTTTATCATTTCAAGGTCTTGCTCAGACTAATCTATACTTTGTTACATTTACTGATAAGTCTGCTTCCGATTATTCTCTAAATGCTCCTGAAGAGTTTCTTTCTGCGAAAGCGATCGCTAGGAGAAAGGTTCAAGATATTCAGATTCAGGAAGAAGATTTACCTGTTAATAAAAATTACCTGGATTCATTGAATAAATTGGGTATTACAATCAAAGGATCTTCAAGATGGCAAAATGGTGTGATTGCAGAAACGTCGCAACAGGTTTCAGAAGAACTCAGTAAAAAGAAATTTGTAAAATCAGTAAAGTATCTTCAACCAGCAGAAGCAGCTTCTAATCCATTGAGCCTTTCTTCTGTTTCATCTACTATTCATCGACAATCAACCTCACCTTCTTCTATTGATTATGGTCCTTCTCTGACTCAAAACGCTATGATTGGAGTTCCTGCTATTCATGCTTTAGGATATTCAGGAACGGGTAAACTTATCGCAGTATTGGATAATGGTTTTTTAAATGCCAATACACTTACATTTTTCAATCATTTATTTCAAAATGGAAAAGTTATAGGCACATATGATTTTGTTTCAGGAGAAGAGAATGTTTATGATGATGGGAATCATGGTGTGAATGTATTATCTGTGCTTGCGGGTTTTGAAGAGGGAAAGATTGTAGGGCCTGCTTATGATGCTTCTTTTTTGTTATTGAGAACTGAAAATGACTTTTCAGAAACAATACTGGAGGAATATAACTGGCTAATGGCAGCGGAATACTCAGACAGCGCAGGTGTTGATATCATATCAAGTTCTTTAGGATATAATACTTTTGATTTTCCGGAACAGGATCATACTTATACTGATCTTGATGGAAAAACTACAGTAGTGACAAAGGCGGCGGAGACAGCTTTTTCAAAGGGAATGATCATAGTAAATAGTGCAGGCAATGAAGGAAATAAATCATGGAAATATGTAACAGCGCCAGCTGATGGACCTTCTGTTCTTACTATAGGTGCTGTAAATTCAGCAGAAAAATATGCTGCATTCAGTTCTGTTGGGCCTTCTGCTGATGGCAGAATTAAACCAGATTTAACTGCCATGGGGGCCGGGGTATATGCTGGCAATCCCGATAATTCATTTTCAAACACCAATGGTACATCATTTTCGTGTCCTCTAGTGGCTGGACTCGTGGCTTGTCTTTGGCAGGCCAGACCGGAACTTTCCAATAAAGAAATTACAGATGCTTTGAAAAAAACTGCCTCAAAAGCAGAAAGCCCTGATTTTCAATATGGATTTGGTATTCCTAATTTTGAAAAAGCAATTGCCTTTTCAAGCGCAGATACATTGATTGCCGGGCTTTTTCCAAATCCTGTTACTGTTCCGGGAGATGTAAAACTCATTATTGCAAATGAATTAGTCAGCAATGATGTCCAGGCTGAATTGTTTGACTTAACAGGGAAAAAAATATTTGCAGAAACTTTTTTCAAGGCAGAAAAGATAAATCAGATAAGATTTCCCGGTGACATTCAGAGAGGTGTATATTTCCTAGTTCTTAATAGTCAGAGTGGTCATCAGGTAATAAGAATTATCCTTCAATAA
- the rpe gene encoding ribulose-phosphate 3-epimerase, with protein MKPIIAPSVLSADFANLQRDVTMINESQADWFHVDIMDGVFVPNISFGLPVCAAINKHAKKPLDVHLMIVQPEKYIEAFKDAGAAYISVHAEACTHLHRVIQQIHAAGCKAGVAINPHTPVNVLENVLNDIDLVCVMSVNPGFGGQQFITRTYEKIKQLDKMREEAKANFLIEIDGGVSDKNAKQLLDLGANVLVAGNFVFNSKDPQATIASLKSLE; from the coding sequence ATGAAACCGATTATAGCCCCTTCAGTACTTTCTGCTGATTTTGCAAACCTGCAAAGAGATGTTACCATGATTAATGAAAGCCAGGCAGACTGGTTCCATGTTGATATCATGGATGGTGTTTTTGTTCCTAATATATCTTTTGGTTTGCCGGTTTGCGCGGCTATTAATAAGCATGCTAAGAAACCTCTGGATGTGCATTTAATGATTGTACAACCAGAGAAATATATAGAAGCTTTTAAAGATGCCGGAGCGGCATATATCAGTGTTCATGCAGAAGCCTGCACTCATCTTCACAGAGTTATTCAGCAGATTCATGCTGCAGGATGTAAAGCTGGTGTGGCTATTAATCCTCACACTCCTGTAAATGTTTTGGAAAACGTTCTGAATGATATTGATCTGGTTTGTGTAATGTCTGTAAATCCCGGATTTGGAGGGCAACAGTTCATTACCAGAACCTATGAAAAAATCAAACAGCTGGATAAGATGAGAGAAGAAGCTAAAGCCAATTTCCTGATAGAAATAGATGGTGGTGTTTCTGATAAAAATGCAAAGCAATTGCTGGATCTTGGTGCTAATGTATTGGTTGCAGGAAACTTTGTATTTAACTCTAAGGATCCTCAGGCTACAATAGCATCCCTTAAATCTTTAGAATAA